The genomic interval TCCTCGGCACTCACCGGAGCCGCGGGCGGCGTGTCGCCGGGGCCGCCGGGATCCAGCCACGACACCCGCTCGATCGCCGAGGGCGGCCGCGCGGTGGCGCCGGCACCGGCCGGCAGGTCGCCGCGCCGCGGCTCGACCAAGCCGGCCTCGCGGTACGCGGCGACGGCGGCGTCGATCTCCTGCCGCTCGGCCGGGGAGAGCCCGCCGCTGGGGCCCGGATCCGCCGCGGGCGGCGCCCCCGGCAGGGGGCGCGGGTCGGTCGAAGCGGCCGGCGCGGAGACGCACCCCGAGAGCGCCGCGAGCGCACAGGCGATCGCGGCGGCGGCCCGGCGAGCGCCCATCAAGCCGCCACCCCGACGCAGAACGCCTCGAGCAGCCGCCGAGGGTTGCCCAGCCCCCGCTTCGCCCGCCCGTCGACGCGGAGGGCGTCGGCGAACAGGCCGCGGGCCCGCTCCGGGCTGAGCCCGGCCGAAGCCCGGCCGAAGGCCGACGCCGCCGGGCCCCAGAGCTTCAGGGCTCTGCCGATCTCGCCGGCCCCCGCGCCCGCCGCCTTCATCTCCTCGGCCTGCGCGAGCTTCCGGCATAGGTCGGCCGCGGCCCACATCACCAGCACCTCGGGCTGTTTCGACCGATCGATCAGGTCCCGGATCGTCGTCAGGAGCGCCTCGGGCTTCCCGCGGCCGAGGCCCATGAGCAGCTCGTTCTGGATCACCCAAGCCTTCTCCTCGCTCGTCGCCTCGGTGTGGTCCCTCACCCGCTGCTCGGAGATCTCCGGCGTGCCGCCGCCGGGCGTGGCCGCCATCGCGGCGAGCTTCCCGAGCGCAGCGTCGAGCGCGAGCAGGTCCGAGCCGGTGCGGGCGACGAGGAGCTTCGCCGCTTGCGGGGGCAGCTTCGCGTCGTGCTTGTCCCGGGCCCGGGCCACCGCCCACCGCTGGGCGTCCTGCCCCCGCAGCGGCTCGCACTTGACCACCTGCCCGACCTTCTTGATAGCCTTGTCGAGGTTGCCCGGCCGCCAGGCGTCGGCTTCGAGCAGCAGCGTCGCGTGGTCCACCGGGGCCTCGGCGTACCGCTCCATCGCGGCCCGGTGGGCCTGCACGAAGACCTCGGCGGAGGTCACGCTGACCAGCTTGTGGCCGCCCATGAGCGAGTAGCCGCGGAGGCCGTCGAGCACGTCGGCGAGCCCGGCCGTGCGGCCGTCGACCTCCGCCACGTCCACCTCCCCGTGGGCCGCCTCCAGGGCCGCGACCAGGCTCCGCCGGTGCTCCTGCCGCAAGCCCGCCTCCGGACCGTGCAGCACCGCGACGCGGGTGTCGGAAGCCCAGGAGACGGGAGCGGAGGAGGGAGCGCGGGCCACGCCGGGACTCTAAACGGCCCGCCGCTGCCGCCGCTGCCGCGGGCTCGCCTTCAGAAGGCTGCCCCGGGGCGGCGGCCACGCGCCGCGCTCTCGCTGGGGTCGCTGCGGTCGAGCTCGTCGAGCACGCGCGGCAGCGTCTCGCGCCAGCAAGGCTCCGGGCCCAGGAGCGCCTCGGCGGTGCTCACGTCGAGGACGGCGTAGCGGAGGCGGCGGGCCGGCCGGGGGAAGTGCTCGTGCCCGACGGCCGCGACGTCCCCGGCCCGCCCCGCGTGGGCCGCGATCGCGTGGGCGAGCTCGAAGCGGGTGGCCGTGCCGCCGCCGGCGGCATGGAAGGTGCCGGTGGCCTCCCGCTCCGCCAGCGACAGCAGCCGGCTGGCGAGGCTCGCGGCGGCGGTGGGCCGGCCGACGCGGTCAACGACGGCGTCCAGCCGCGGCCGCACACTGAGCAGCCGCCGGGCGCTCCGCACATAGTGGTCGCCCCAAGCCGCGTACACCCAGCTGGTGCGGACGCAGCAGAAGCGGGCGCCCGAGGCGGCCAGCGCGTCCTCGCCCGCCGCCTTGCTGCGGCCGAAGGCGCTCACCGGCTCGCGCTCCGCGTCGACGGCGTAGGGCGTGCTCGCCTCGCCCGAGAACACCTCCGGGCAGGAGAGGTGCACGAGCGGCACCCCCGCGTCGCGGCAGCGCATCGCGAGCCGGCTCACGGCGGTCGCGTTGACGGCGAAGGCCTCGCGGTCGTCCCGCTCCGCCTCGTCGATGCCGGTGAAGCCGGCGCAGTTGACGACCGCGAGCAGCCCCGCGGGCAGCGGCGGCCAGGTGGCCGGCGTCCGCAGGTCCAGGCGGCGTCGATCCCACTCGACGACCCGCCAGCCGCGCTGACGGGCCGCCGCCACCACCGCCCGGCCGATGAGCCCCCTGGGCCCCAGCACGAGCACCCGCGGCGCATGCGCCGCCCCGAAAGTTGTTCCCGGAAGATTCACCGCCGAAAATTATCGCCTGACCCGGCGGAAAGGAAGGGGCTGGAGGCCGCTTTTCTGCAAAAAAGTGCCGAGCCGCCCCGACCGCAACCCCCCCGGCCGCGGGGCTTTGCGATCGGCGACGAGCCCGCGGACCGCCGGCGCCAAACGCCCCGCACGCCCGCGGTCCGCGGTCCGCGGATTCTCTTCAGCTCACGACGTTGCGGGGCTCCCCGTCGAGGTACGCCTGGACGTTGCCCGCGACGAGCCCCACCAGCCGCGACCGGGCGGCGCCCGTCGCCCAGGCGATGTGGGGCGTGACGACGCAGCGCGGGCAGCCGATCAGCGGGTGATCCGCCGGCGGGGGCTCCTCGGTGAGCACGTCCAGCGCGGCCCCGCCGATCCCGCCGGCCCGCAGCGCCGCGGCCAAGTCCGTCTCGTCGACGAGCCCGCCGCGCCCGGTGTTGACCA from Phycisphaera mikurensis NBRC 102666 carries:
- the holA gene encoding DNA polymerase III subunit delta, with translation MARAPSSAPVSWASDTRVAVLHGPEAGLRQEHRRSLVAALEAAHGEVDVAEVDGRTAGLADVLDGLRGYSLMGGHKLVSVTSAEVFVQAHRAAMERYAEAPVDHATLLLEADAWRPGNLDKAIKKVGQVVKCEPLRGQDAQRWAVARARDKHDAKLPPQAAKLLVARTGSDLLALDAALGKLAAMAATPGGGTPEISEQRVRDHTEATSEEKAWVIQNELLMGLGRGKPEALLTTIRDLIDRSKQPEVLVMWAAADLCRKLAQAEEMKAAGAGAGEIGRALKLWGPAASAFGRASAGLSPERARGLFADALRVDGRAKRGLGNPRRLLEAFCVGVAA
- a CDS encoding SDR family oxidoreductase — translated: MNLPGTTFGAAHAPRVLVLGPRGLIGRAVVAAARQRGWRVVEWDRRRLDLRTPATWPPLPAGLLAVVNCAGFTGIDEAERDDREAFAVNATAVSRLAMRCRDAGVPLVHLSCPEVFSGEASTPYAVDAEREPVSAFGRSKAAGEDALAASGARFCCVRTSWVYAAWGDHYVRSARRLLSVRPRLDAVVDRVGRPTAAASLASRLLSLAEREATGTFHAAGGGTATRFELAHAIAAHAGRAGDVAAVGHEHFPRPARRLRYAVLDVSTAEALLGPEPCWRETLPRVLDELDRSDPSESAARGRRPGAAF